The DNA segment CTATCTTTATAAAGGGCAAGGACCGGTGTTGTGATTTCTAATTTGGAAAATAGGGACCTAGTTTCTTTGGCTGATTCGCAAAGGACTAGGTCCACTTCTTTAAAGATCTCCAAGGCTCGTAGTGTGATGTCGCCCAAGTTTCCGATGGGTGTGGCCACGACATAGAGAGAACCAGCTTCCCGTTTATGGGCCAACGTATTGGCATCCTGGGGGAGATTGGCCGGCTGGACAAGTGCACCCAAGTTCATTATTTCCTTTGGTGCAGGGGTTACAGGCCGTTCCGAGTGCACAGGCACTCGGAGTCCCGCAAGTTGGATTGGCGCAGGTGCTGGTATTACAACCTGCTCCCGTGGCACAAAGTGTTTGGATATCATTCACTCGGTTGGGGATGGCACAGGTGCTCACCGCCGTGGAAGGGTTGGAGATAAGCCCTCCCGTAAGCATCGACCGCATGGTAAAATTGTAAATTTGGCATTTTTGAAAGAATTCTGCCCCAGGCGGAGGAACCGCAAACCGGATCCTTTTGGTCACTACCTTACTTGAGGAAGTGGAGGCTTCATAGGGGAGGTGAGGAAAACTAGGTTGGACCCCATCTTCTAGCCATTCTCCTTGGATGGTTTGAATGATTCCCGGGAAGGCCGTTGTCACATAGAGATTGTAACCCAAAAATTGCGGTTCTCTGTTGGTCACAAAATAACGTAAGATAAATTCAGGTCTTGGGTCTGCATTATAATTGAAAAAATCAGTTTGGTAATCGTTGGTAATGTTGCTATTGACCGCCACAACCGAAAGGATCTGTGGCACATTGGGTGGAACCAAAAACACAAAGGGAGCAACGGGCGTATCTGTATTGATCCCGCAGTGAAAAAAAGAGAGAAAAGATATGCCGACTAAGTAAATTGGATGTAAAGAGGGAAAACGCATTCTATTTCTCGTTTCCCTTCCAAGTTTTCAGGAATTCAATCTATGGGAATCCAAAAAAAATTACTCTTTGTCTCTATCGCACTGATTGGGCTTTTTTTTCTCATCTTACTTGTTATGGGTGGAGAGGATGAAGAAGAGGCTCGTCGTAAAAAAGAAAGAGGGTCTCAGGCCCTAGCCCTATTTGGGGGTGGAAGTAACAACCCGAAAGGAACCAATCGTTTGGGGGTACGTGGGGAAGATGCAGGTTCTATCTTCGATTCCGACTACTACAATGCAGGTGGGATGCGTTATGAAGAAGATGGGAATCTAACAGGATCAGAATCGGGTGAAATTCCCATCAATCCACAAACAGGGAAACCCTATCCTCCAGAGGCCATGCAGGCTTTTGAGGAACTGCGAGAACAATTTCCCGATAATGATTTGATTCCGAAACGAACCACTGCCGAAGAGAAAAAAAAGGCAGCTGAATTTAATCAAAAACTCTCAAGAGCCACAAACTCTGTGTTTGGCGGAAATCCAAATGCTACGGACGTTGCCTTATATTATAACCATGTTCGAAAACAAGGAAAGGATCGATTGGAAATCATTAACTACCTAATTGAATCTCAAGGTGGAGATGATCCCGAGATGGATAAAAAATTCCAAGAGATCTTGAAAAACATCCAATACCAAAACGAACAGGTGGAAAAAGAGGCAGCAGGTGCTTTCGAAAAAGCGGGCCTTCCTCCGCCGGGTTAAGTTTCACCTGATAGGATGGGGTATCGGTAACTGGATTTTGGATCCAGGCCATATACATCCAAATGGAATGAGGGAGGGAGCCTCTCTCGTTTCCATTGTGAGACCATAAATAATTTTTTAAATTTTTTAATATAACCTAAGAGGGTTTCTCCAGATTCCCAAGGGAATTCTTGTTTTAACATTTCAAAACAATTTTCTTCCCGTAAACTTTGATACACAAGTTTCTCTTCAATGGATTGTAAGATGGGATAAGGCATTAAGTCTTTTTCATCTTCTTGGTGTTCCGAGAGAGGTTTGAGTTCTGCGGTTGGTTTTGTATTTCGTAAAACTCGAATGGATTCTTTTGGTGAAATCAAACGGTTGTTTCCATTTTGGATATCATCCAAAAAGTCTAATAAAAATTCTTTACTAACTCCTGCTAGTGGAGCAATGGAACCGGAAGAATCTCCATCCATGGTTGTATATCCAACAGCCGCTTCACTTCGGTTTCCCGTTGATATTAACAAATGTCCTTCCAGATTGGCAAGTAACCAAACAAGAGGAGACCGAACCCTTGCTTGGATGTTTTGTAAAGCTAAATCATGTTCTTTCCAATTTAATGTTTTTCCGAGTACGGATTCAATCAATTGGACAGAAGTAGATACGGCAGAATCAATTGTAATGGAATAAAAACGATAACCAAGTTCTTCACTTAGAGTTTTTGCAATTTCCTCTGTGAGAATAGAATTGTTTTCTGTTTTTTGGTAAATGGTTACAAGAAGTTGTTTTTCATCAATTCCAAGGGAACCAAAGATGGAATCGCCATTTTCTCGTTTGGCGATTTCTTTCATTGTATGTACGAGTAGAGCACAGGTGGCACTGTCGGCTCCTCCCGATAAAGAAAGAGTGAATCCTTTTGTTTTTGATTTTCGCAAATAATCATAAAGACCAAGACAAACTGCTTTCGTAAACTCTTCATACTCACTGAGATGGAGAGAGGGCAATTCTTCCTCTGAAAGAATTTCTTTTCTTTTATCTAAAATTGAAAATCCATGGGTTTTTTGATTTTTTTCATCAAACAAAGATTCTAGGTGGATGGATGGTATCTCTCGATTCCCTTCCTTGGGTTTTGGACTTCGAAATGACCTCGCTTTGGCTGCACGAAGTTCCATTGGATCAAACACATAAGAAGTTACCTGGAAAGGAGAGAAGGAAAGCCTTGGGCCTTCTTTGACCAAATTACCAGCGGAAGCAAAAATGGCTCCTCCTTCAAAGATGATCCTTCCTGATTCATTTCCAGTGAGGTTTGTGAACACTTGGAGGTTACACTGGTTTCTACTGGATTCTGTAAAAATTTGCCTGCGTATTTTTTGTTTCCCTATGGCAAAATGGGAAGCACCTGGGGAAAATAAAACATCGATTCCCTGAAGAGAATAGAAGGATGAAGGTTTTTGGACGGACCAACTGTCTTCGCAAATCTCCACTCCAAACTTCCAATGCGCCGTATGGAATATAAAATGCCCAAAAGGAACTTCGTCAGAAGCAAAAGAAATAGTTTTATTTAAAAATTCAGACTCGGAGTGAAACCATCTTCGTTCATAGTGTACGCCTGTATTTGCTAAATTGAGTTTAGGAATCAAAGCAGTTACCTTTCCACCAAAAAGCACTGCCATACAGTTATACAAATAGGAACCTACAAATACAGGAAGACCAACAAGGATGATTTGGTTTTTCGAAATCGTTTTTAGTTTTTCAATGATTTCTTCGGAACGAGTCCAAACATAAGGTTTGTAAAAAGCATCCTCGCATCCGTATCCTGAAATAGAAAGCTCAGGAAAAAGAATGCAGTCTGCTTCCTTTGCTTCAGGACTCTCTATTGCCTTTTTAATGGCCTCATAGTTCCCCAAAAAATCGAGGGGAGTCGTATTCAATGTAACGGCGGCAATTTTAATTTTGGGCATTGGAGAAAACTCGGTTATAAATCTTATCCGACGCACCTCTGTTTTCTACAACAAAGTTTCGATTCCCATTTCCCATCTTTTCTCTTAAGGTTTGGTCCGTTGTGAGTAAGTGAATTTTTTCAATAAATTCAGATTCTGTCTCGGTTTGAAAGAGTCCGCCTAACTCTCGCATGACGATTGCTTCTGGTGCATTATAGATTTTTGGCCCAGTGATGACGGGAAGGCCAAGAGCAGCAGGTTCTATGGTATTATGAACTCGGTGTAACCAAGCGCCACCCACATAAGCAAAACTTCCATAGCGGTATGCAAATGCCAAAATTCCCATAAGATCAAAAAGAAGGAATTTAGGCAAAGGATCGCCCGGATTTCGTTTCGAAAACACTTCCACAGACCCGTATTGTTCCAAATTTGAAATGAAATCCTTCATTCGAGTTTTTTCCCATTTATGAGGAAAAATCCAATAAAAAGACTCATCTTTGTGTTTTTTT comes from the Leptospira bourretii genome and includes:
- a CDS encoding LIC11073 family putative lipoprotein, which codes for MRFPSLHPIYLVGISFLSFFHCGINTDTPVAPFVFLVPPNVPQILSVVAVNSNITNDYQTDFFNYNADPRPEFILRYFVTNREPQFLGYNLYVTTAFPGIIQTIQGEWLEDGVQPSFPHLPYEASTSSSKVVTKRIRFAVPPPGAEFFQKCQIYNFTMRSMLTGGLISNPSTAVSTCAIPNRVNDIQTLCATGAGCNTSTCANPTCGTPSACALGTACNPCTKGNNELGCTCPAGQSPPGCQYVGP
- a CDS encoding LIC_20245 family lipoprotein, translated to MGIQKKLLFVSIALIGLFFLILLVMGGEDEEEARRKKERGSQALALFGGGSNNPKGTNRLGVRGEDAGSIFDSDYYNAGGMRYEEDGNLTGSESGEIPINPQTGKPYPPEAMQAFEELREQFPDNDLIPKRTTAEEKKKAAEFNQKLSRATNSVFGGNPNATDVALYYNHVRKQGKDRLEIINYLIESQGGDDPEMDKKFQEILKNIQYQNEQVEKEAAGAFEKAGLPPPG
- the nadE gene encoding NAD(+) synthase; this translates as MPKIKIAAVTLNTTPLDFLGNYEAIKKAIESPEAKEADCILFPELSISGYGCEDAFYKPYVWTRSEEIIEKLKTISKNQIILVGLPVFVGSYLYNCMAVLFGGKVTALIPKLNLANTGVHYERRWFHSESEFLNKTISFASDEVPFGHFIFHTAHWKFGVEICEDSWSVQKPSSFYSLQGIDVLFSPGASHFAIGKQKIRRQIFTESSRNQCNLQVFTNLTGNESGRIIFEGGAIFASAGNLVKEGPRLSFSPFQVTSYVFDPMELRAAKARSFRSPKPKEGNREIPSIHLESLFDEKNQKTHGFSILDKRKEILSEEELPSLHLSEYEEFTKAVCLGLYDYLRKSKTKGFTLSLSGGADSATCALLVHTMKEIAKRENGDSIFGSLGIDEKQLLVTIYQKTENNSILTEEIAKTLSEELGYRFYSITIDSAVSTSVQLIESVLGKTLNWKEHDLALQNIQARVRSPLVWLLANLEGHLLISTGNRSEAAVGYTTMDGDSSGSIAPLAGVSKEFLLDFLDDIQNGNNRLISPKESIRVLRNTKPTAELKPLSEHQEDEKDLMPYPILQSIEEKLVYQSLREENCFEMLKQEFPWESGETLLGYIKKFKKLFMVSQWKRERLPPSFHLDVYGLDPKSSYRYPILSGET